The genome window GGCAAGGAGGCTGTTCAGACACAGAGTTTGGCATATAGCTTAGATAAGGGCAGATCGTGGATCAAATATGACGGGAATCCTGTACTTGCTCACCCTTCTAAACCCGATTTTAGAGACCCTAAAGTTTTTTGGCATAAAGAGTCCCAAAAGTGGATGATGGCTTTAGCTACAGGGCAAACCATCTCTTTCTATTCCGCTCCAAATTTAAAAGATTGGAAGTTTGAAAGTGAATTTGGAGAGAATTGTGGTTGTCACGAAGGGGTATGGGAATGTCCAGACTTATTTGAGTTACCAATAGACAATTCAAATGATAAAAAATGGGTGCTTATTGTCAGTATTGGCGATAATCCTCAATATGATGAAGGGTCGCGCACGCAGTATTTTGTTGGTTCATTTGATGGAAAGGAATTTATGCCAGAACATGAAGAAATAAAATGGCTGGACTATGGGAAGGACAACTATGCTGGAGTGAGCTTTTCTGATATCCCTGAAGCAGATGGAAGACGAATTTATCTAGGCTGGATGAGTAATTGGCGTTACGCTAATCAAGTTCCCACAGAAGGATGGAGAAGTCAGATGACTCTCCCTAGAGTGCTAGAATTGCGAGAGGAGAAGGAAGAGTATTATCTCGTCCAGCATTTAGTGAGAGAATTAGATACCTATTTTGAAAGAAAAGAAGAAAGAACAGACACAATCATTACAGCCAAAGAAAGCACTGTTTTTGAAGTGGATGATGAATACACAGAGATAATCCTATCCTTAAAGAATATAAATGCAAATAAGTATGGATTAAAGATAGAACATACAGATTTACAGCATACAACCATTACTATTGACGTTAACGAAAATGTACTGAGTCTGTCTCGTGAAAAATCTGGGATAGTTGATTTTTCTGATAACTTCCCTAAATTGCAGCGAGTTTATCTGGAGGATTCTCAATCACTTGATCTACGAATAATTGTAGATTCTGCCTCCTTAGAACTATTTATCAATGGCGGAGAGCAAGCATTAACAAGTTTAATTTTCCCTGATAAAGTAAGCAAACGGGTATGTTTGTTTGCAAAAGATGGGGAAGTGAATCTAGTATATGGAAAGGTATCTGTTCCTTCTAAAAATTGATATATAACCGAAAGCCAGGGGATTGAATGAATCTATCCTCTGGCTATTTTATACGAAATTCAATGGAAAAAAGTTAGAAAAGTGGTGTAGAGATATGAGCGATGTAACAGCGTTAGGAGAAATTTTAATTGATTTTACTCCCCAAGGTGAAAATGAACAAGGGTTTTCTATGTTTGTTGCCAATCCAGGTGGGGCTCCGGGGAATGTTCTAGTGGCTTTATCCTGTTTGGGGCTGAGAACAGAATTTATTGGGTGTATAGGGAAGGATCATTTTGGGGAATTACTCGTTTCCACTTTACAGAATAAAGGAGTGCAAACAAATGGAATTGTTTATTCCCCAATAAAAACGACACTAGCATTTGTGCATATTGATCATCAGGGGGATCGTTCATTTGATTTTTATAGACAGCCTGGTGCAGACATGATGTTATCTAAAGATGATGTGGATTTATCATTAATAGCAGATGCAAAAATATTCCATGTAGGATCAATATCCATGACAAATGAGCCAGCAAGAGAAGCAACTTTATTAGCATTAAATTATGCAAAAGAACAGCAAAAGATTATTTCATTTGATCCAAATCTTCGTCCATTACTATGGCAAAGCTTAGAGGAGGCAAAAGAACAAATCGAAGTAGTCTTGCATTTTGCAGATATAGTCAAAGTTTCGGAAGAAGAATTAGCATTTTTAACGGATACAACAGATATTTTTTCAGGAGCAAAGCAGTTATATAAAGAGTTTCATTTACGGCTGCTTTTTGTAACAGTGGGAGATAAGGGAAGCTATGCATATGGAGAGGATGGCTTAGTATTTGTCCCAGGAGCAGCTGTAAAAGCTATTGATACAACTGGATGCGGAGATGCATTTCTTGCTGGCGTTCTATATGAATTATTAAAGAGGGATCTATTGAATTTTAAAATAAGCGAAGATATATTAAAGCAAATATTGAATTTCGGAAATGCGATGGGAGCATATGTGGCAACAAATAAAGGTGGAATTCCAGCCATGCCTACTCTTCACCAAATCGAAGACTTTATAGTAGTCAATAAAAAGGAAAAAAAATGACGTTAAAAAGGAGGAGAGGGGGGATTTCAAATTGAGAAAAAGAATATTAACGGCTGTTTTGTCTGTTACATGGCTATTAACGGGCTGTAGTATCAACCAAATGGGAAAGGAAGAGAAAAATTTGGATGGCTTGAGACCGGATAACATGGAAGCTGCCACTTCCGATTATTATACAGAATTGTATCGACCCCAATACCATTTTTCAACCCCTTCTGGAAACTTAGCTGACCCTAATGGACTCATCTATTTTGCGGGAGAGTATCATCTGTTTCATCAAAAAAATGGTAATTGGGCACACGCGGTGAGCAAGGATTTATTACATTGGGAACATTTGCCGATTGCATTAGAACATGACCAATTAGGGCAAGCATTATCTGGAAGTGCTGTGGTGGATTGGAATGATTCCACAGGATTTTTTGAAGGGAAAGCCGGGTTAGTTGCCATCTATACAAATACAGAGGGAGGAGAATCCCAAAGCATTGCTTATAGTAAAGATAATGGGAGAACATGGGAAAGATATAAAGGAAACCCGGTTATCCCAAACCCAGGAATAAAGGATTTTCGTGATCCAAAAGTATTTTGGCATGAGAGCACTAAAAAATGGGTAATGGTTGTTTCGACAAATCAAAGTGTGACGTTTTATCGTTCTGATAATTTGATTGACTGGGAGTTTCAGAGTCAATTTGGGGATAAGGAGGGATCTCATGCAGCTGTATGGGAGTGTCCTGATTTATTTGAATTGCCTGTAGATGGTGATGAGAATAAGAAGAAATGGGTATTGCAAGTTAGCGTTGGAGATAATGAAGAAACAAATGGATCAACTGCTCAATATTTTATTGGAGAGTTTGACGGAACAAAATTTATTAATGATAATGCCCCAGAAACTATTTTAACAACAGATTTTGGGCAAGACTTTTATGCGGCTCAATCCTTTTCTGATATCCCGGAAAAAGATGGGCGCCGAATATGGTTAGGCTGGATGGCGAATTGGAGATATCCTTATCAATCGCCGACAGAACCATGGAAGGGATCTATGTCAATTCCACGTGAACTATATTTGAAAACCGTTAAGGATGGAAATATTAAATTATTTCAAGAACCGGTTAGAGAGTTAGAAAGTTTACGTGTCAATCATATTGCTATTGATCCTATGGAGGTAAATGGGGAGCAGGCAATTGCTGACTTTTCGGGTACTACTTATGAATTTGAAGCTGTGCTGGAATGGGAAAACTTAGAGGAATTCGGTATTCGCGTTCGACAATCAGAGGACGAAAATACGGTTATAGGTGTAAATACAAAAGAGAATAAACTATTCTTAGATAGATCTCGTGCTGGGTTAGAAACGATATTGGATCGAAATGGGAATCCATTTCAATTTGGGAATAACCATACAACTACTTACCCTATTGAGGAGAAGCGAATAAAGATTAGAGGATTTGTTGATGAATCTTCTGTTGAGGTGTTTATAAACGATGGGGAATATGTCTTTACGAATTTAATCTATTCCCAGCCTACGAGCAACGGGATAGAGCTATATACAAAAGGTGGAAGCATGAAGGTTGCTTCACTAGAATTTTATCCTTTATATTCAACATGGAGAGAGCGCCCAAAGGAAGAGGAAGTCGAACGTATAGTAGTAAGTTCGGAATATTTAACTCTTAAAGAAGGAGAAATCCAAACTATTAAAGCGATTTTAAAGCCAGATTGGATTAAGAGCAGTTCTCCTTTTAGTTGGGACATCGCTGAACAAGACATAATCGATATAACGGAGTCTACTGACGAAGGAAAAGGTATTTTCGTTAAAGCATTAAAACCAGGCGTAACAAACATACAGGTTAAGCATCCTGAAACGGAACTTACAAAGGAAGTAAAAATAAGGGTAATAAAATAAAAGAGAATGAAAGCATTATACAGTATGTAAAAGCACTTCTCCCAAATAAGGAAAAGTGCTTTTACATATTGTTTCTAAATAGAGGGTACTTAAGAAAAAATGCCATCACTAAATAGGGTAGACTCTACAGTAGATATGGTAAAAGGCAAGCTGACAATTAGTGAAAAAGGATATTCGGTTTTCTGGCTTTGGAAAGAGTGGCAATTCCATTAATCTAAGTGTGTAATCGTCATATTCTTAAAGATTGCTGTCCCGCCATCTGAATACAACGTGATGCCTTGATCAACTGCGTGAGGAAATATTAAATTCGATTGCACAACCTTCCCATCATCTACAAAAACCTCGATACTACTTTTATCAACAAGGATCTTTAAATGTACTTGTTTTTGTTCAGCAGGAAAGGGTGCTGTACTTTCTGAATGTGAATTCTGCTGATCTGGATGTTCGGTAAAAGAACGATCTACATACGAGTAGTTATCTTTTATAAATATTCCTACATTCACATATCGCGTTTGATCAGAAGATTCTCTAAGTCTTAAACCGACATTATCTAACTCTGTCCATGAGATGTCTGTCTCTAGTTGATAAATTTCTCCTGTCATCTCTAGTTGCTTTTGGCCATTTACTTCTATTTCCTTTAGATAATCGTTCGTCTTGGCTAGGTTGTTGTATGCTTCGATTGGTTGGGAAGCTAAATAATAGGAATTTTCCCCATTATTTTTTAATTGAATTTGTCGCACAACAGAATCCATTCCATTAAAGCCTTCTTGTAATGTAGGGGTATTGTCGGCATAATTCCAATTATTCATCCATGCAAAAGCATATCTTTTTTTGTAATCATCACTATTGCTTCCATCCTCAAATGTCACTCCAGCATACCAATCTAAACCATAATCAAGCCATTGGGGTTCTGGATGATCAGCTGTAAAATGCTTTCCATCAAAATGACCAATCCAATAAGCATAAGTATTAGGCTGATTCTTTGTTTTTCCATTTGCGCTCGCACCAAGCACCCATTTGAAGCTCCCATCATTTGTCTGCATATAGTAAAGGTCCGGACATTCCACAATTCCTATATCGTTTGTGAAGAAATCGCTGAGATATGTCCAATCTTTCAGATTAGAGGATTCATAAAAACCAACCTTTGTTCCTTCTGCCATTAACATTATCCATTTACGATACTCTTTTGACCAAATGATTTTGGGATCACGAAAATCATCGGTTCCGGGGTTTTCCATAATAGGTGTATCGCTAGATGAAGTGAATGTATTTCCATTATCGAGGCTATACCACAAGAACTGTTCTTGTTTTTGCTGATTAGCTGACGGCTGAGTGACGATTGCGATAAGTGCTCCATATCCAAATCCGGCAGTATTTTCCTTATCAACAACGACAGAACCTGACCAAGGGTCTCCATTTTGATTCGTGTATTTTGGAATGGCAATTCCTTTATCCTTCCAGTGCACTAAATCTTTTGATATAGCATGTCTCCATTCTGTACCATTACCATCAGGATAATCACCATTGTAAAGATAATAATAATGATAGTAACCATCTAAATAGATTGGTTTTTGCGGGTCGTTTTTCCACTTGTCCGGAGTAGTAAAATGGTATTTGGCACGATAGGATTGACCATCAGAAACAACGGTCTTTTCTTGCTGGTCTACTGTTTCAGTAAAAACCTTAGTGATTTGATGCCAAAATAAGAGGATGCCGACAAGTATAATAAGGCATAAGAGAAATAGGACTTTCTGTGTGTGCTTTGCTGGTTTCTTCAAGTAATATCACCGCGCTTATCCTGTATTTTTTGCTATTGGTAAAAGAGGGTGGGACAAAGCAAAATAAATAATGGATAAAGACGAACAATCTCTAATTTAGTGGTGAATCCAATTCGTTCCATTGCGTTACAGACACTCCATTTCACTCCGTTTTTAAAGAGTATTTCGTTCCAACATTTTTTTCAAAAAGAAACTAAATGGAGCAGACTGAATACACGGAGACTCCTATGGGAGCTGCGAGAAGTCCAAGACCCCGCAGGAACGAGGAGGCTTGGCGCTCGCCCCATGAAAAGCGAAGTGTATTCAGTCTGCGGGTGATTACCACACACCTTTTTTCTTCAATAAATAAAAATCCCAAACAATTATACCAATCCTTTTTAGTATGAATGTATAATTGTTCGGGTTATATTAAATTGAAATACTTTTATCCCAACCTCGTTTTTTTATTTATTTTATAGTGATTTGACCTTGTTCTAAAATGCTATTTTTTACTACAGAAGTTTTATTGCCTTTAATTTTTAATAAAAAGCTTGGAGCAAAAGTGGATTGATGATCTTCAAATAATCCTCTATTTGTCATATAGCTTGTAACAACTACATTGTCACTGTTCTTTTGTGGAATCGCAAAATGAGCGTAGTTCCATGTAACATCATTTGGATCTAGATTTTGATGTAAGACAATACCTGTTTTGTTTAAAGGTTTGTATGGTCCAGTAATAGAATTAGCTACATATCCTAATAGGTAAATATCTTTGTCGTTAATCCCATCAATAGTCATTTTTGATCCTCTAGAACTTGTAAATAGATACCATTTTCCGTCTTTTTCAAAGATATTCGCACGTTCAATTTCATCTGTAACAGTGTTGGAAGCAATTAACGGCTTCATTTCTTTTTTTAGTGTATAGTCATCATTAATCTCAATAATTCCTAATGCGCCATTTGCTAGTGATGCTAAATTCTTTTTCGGGCTTTGTAATAACTGCTCTTTTTCTGTTCTGAAAAATTTAGTGTTGCCCCCATAATAGATTTTATTAAATAATGATTCTTCTCCTTGATAGCCATAATCTGTTCCTGTATTAGCTTCAAATACAAGATATTTATGTCCATTGTCTTCAACGTAGTGAGGATCTCTTAATGTATGGTTATCTGCATAATTTCCGCCTGAAAAAGCTTGATCAACTGTTTGATATACAGATCCATCTCCACCATCATAGATGGATTTATGATCTTCCACCCCATCAATTTTTAATGTATTTGCATCTAGTTTAGATACATTAACTTGGGCAGTAGTTAATGTTTGTTTTCCAAAAAATCCATGATCAGGATCCCAGCCTTGACGATTTGTATAGAACAAGCGAATTTTGCCATCAGAAGTGAAAGTGGCTGAACCAGACCATTCTTCTGCTTGATTGTTTAAAATAACATCATTGGTAGCGTATTTATCGCTGTCTTTAAATACTCTTCCTGCATTTTTCCATGCATCAATGGAATTATCACCAATTTTTTTATAGAACATGTAAATAAATGTGTCCCATCCTCTATCAGGATCTCCAGCTAATCCAAATACTATTTGATAGCCATTATATTCTGCAACTGTTCCATCTGCATTTTGTAATGGCCATGTATCCCAGACATCTAAATCAATCAAATTACCTTT of Niallia circulans contains these proteins:
- a CDS encoding glycoside hydrolase family 32 protein produces the protein MKKPAKHTQKVLFLLCLIILVGILLFWHQITKVFTETVDQQEKTVVSDGQSYRAKYHFTTPDKWKNDPQKPIYLDGYYHYYYLYNGDYPDGNGTEWRHAISKDLVHWKDKGIAIPKYTNQNGDPWSGSVVVDKENTAGFGYGALIAIVTQPSANQQKQEQFLWYSLDNGNTFTSSSDTPIMENPGTDDFRDPKIIWSKEYRKWIMLMAEGTKVGFYESSNLKDWTYLSDFFTNDIGIVECPDLYYMQTNDGSFKWVLGASANGKTKNQPNTYAYWIGHFDGKHFTADHPEPQWLDYGLDWYAGVTFEDGSNSDDYKKRYAFAWMNNWNYADNTPTLQEGFNGMDSVVRQIQLKNNGENSYYLASQPIEAYNNLAKTNDYLKEIEVNGQKQLEMTGEIYQLETDISWTELDNVGLRLRESSDQTRYVNVGIFIKDNYSYVDRSFTEHPDQQNSHSESTAPFPAEQKQVHLKILVDKSSIEVFVDDGKVVQSNLIFPHAVDQGITLYSDGGTAIFKNMTITHLD
- a CDS encoding glycoside hydrolase family 32 protein, yielding MRKRILTAVLSVTWLLTGCSINQMGKEEKNLDGLRPDNMEAATSDYYTELYRPQYHFSTPSGNLADPNGLIYFAGEYHLFHQKNGNWAHAVSKDLLHWEHLPIALEHDQLGQALSGSAVVDWNDSTGFFEGKAGLVAIYTNTEGGESQSIAYSKDNGRTWERYKGNPVIPNPGIKDFRDPKVFWHESTKKWVMVVSTNQSVTFYRSDNLIDWEFQSQFGDKEGSHAAVWECPDLFELPVDGDENKKKWVLQVSVGDNEETNGSTAQYFIGEFDGTKFINDNAPETILTTDFGQDFYAAQSFSDIPEKDGRRIWLGWMANWRYPYQSPTEPWKGSMSIPRELYLKTVKDGNIKLFQEPVRELESLRVNHIAIDPMEVNGEQAIADFSGTTYEFEAVLEWENLEEFGIRVRQSEDENTVIGVNTKENKLFLDRSRAGLETILDRNGNPFQFGNNHTTTYPIEEKRIKIRGFVDESSVEVFINDGEYVFTNLIYSQPTSNGIELYTKGGSMKVASLEFYPLYSTWRERPKEEEVERIVVSSEYLTLKEGEIQTIKAILKPDWIKSSSPFSWDIAEQDIIDITESTDEGKGIFVKALKPGVTNIQVKHPETELTKEVKIRVIK
- a CDS encoding glycoside hydrolase family 68 protein; this encodes MKLNKLAKQATVVSLSAAILLGGSGSLAFAKQKEKLDHKESYGISHITRFDMEKMTEQQNDSKFKVPAFDESTIKNIPSAKGYDEKGNLIDLDVWDTWPLQNADGTVAEYNGYQIVFGLAGDPDRGWDTFIYMFYKKIGDNSIDAWKNAGRVFKDSDKYATNDVILNNQAEEWSGSATFTSDGKIRLFYTNRQGWDPDHGFFGKQTLTTAQVNVSKLDANTLKIDGVEDHKSIYDGGDGSVYQTVDQAFSGGNYADNHTLRDPHYVEDNGHKYLVFEANTGTDYGYQGEESLFNKIYYGGNTKFFRTEKEQLLQSPKKNLASLANGALGIIEINDDYTLKKEMKPLIASNTVTDEIERANIFEKDGKWYLFTSSRGSKMTIDGINDKDIYLLGYVANSITGPYKPLNKTGIVLHQNLDPNDVTWNYAHFAIPQKNSDNVVVTSYMTNRGLFEDHQSTFAPSFLLKIKGNKTSVVKNSILEQGQITIK
- a CDS encoding glycoside hydrolase family 32 protein, producing the protein MKITKLEKYRPALHFSPKKNWMNDPNGLVFFKGEYHLFYQHNPHGSTWGPMHWGHAVSKDLIVWEELEIALHPDENGTIFSGSIVVDWNNTTGFFNDEPGLVAIFTHHLEPVHGKEAVQTQSLAYSLDKGRSWIKYDGNPVLAHPSKPDFRDPKVFWHKESQKWMMALATGQTISFYSAPNLKDWKFESEFGENCGCHEGVWECPDLFELPIDNSNDKKWVLIVSIGDNPQYDEGSRTQYFVGSFDGKEFMPEHEEIKWLDYGKDNYAGVSFSDIPEADGRRIYLGWMSNWRYANQVPTEGWRSQMTLPRVLELREEKEEYYLVQHLVRELDTYFERKEERTDTIITAKESTVFEVDDEYTEIILSLKNINANKYGLKIEHTDLQHTTITIDVNENVLSLSREKSGIVDFSDNFPKLQRVYLEDSQSLDLRIIVDSASLELFINGGEQALTSLIFPDKVSKRVCLFAKDGEVNLVYGKVSVPSKN
- a CDS encoding carbohydrate kinase family protein, with product MSDVTALGEILIDFTPQGENEQGFSMFVANPGGAPGNVLVALSCLGLRTEFIGCIGKDHFGELLVSTLQNKGVQTNGIVYSPIKTTLAFVHIDHQGDRSFDFYRQPGADMMLSKDDVDLSLIADAKIFHVGSISMTNEPAREATLLALNYAKEQQKIISFDPNLRPLLWQSLEEAKEQIEVVLHFADIVKVSEEELAFLTDTTDIFSGAKQLYKEFHLRLLFVTVGDKGSYAYGEDGLVFVPGAAVKAIDTTGCGDAFLAGVLYELLKRDLLNFKISEDILKQILNFGNAMGAYVATNKGGIPAMPTLHQIEDFIVVNKKEKK